Proteins from a single region of Bradyrhizobium diazoefficiens:
- a CDS encoding transglutaminase-like cysteine peptidase, whose amino-acid sequence MRKVGRFLAVAAVLVMAGGHYSAKAAFVGAPMGLRGAIQYIKFDQPTLPPMAFTIFCLKYKDECKPRPQHIVFRGNRLKLTAERLAQLQEVNQQVNNSIRPEPNLEGLRGEKWLLHPASGDCNDYAVTKRHDLIANGFPARSVLLSEVVTPWGEHHLIVVVRTLSGDLVLDNLSSHILPWSKKPYRWVRIQTPKNPTYWASLGDRGV is encoded by the coding sequence ATGCGCAAAGTTGGAAGATTTCTGGCGGTTGCTGCGGTCCTCGTGATGGCTGGGGGCCACTATAGTGCGAAGGCTGCTTTCGTTGGTGCTCCGATGGGACTGCGTGGCGCCATTCAATACATCAAGTTCGACCAGCCGACGCTGCCGCCAATGGCGTTCACGATATTTTGCCTGAAATACAAGGATGAGTGTAAGCCGCGGCCACAGCACATCGTGTTCAGGGGTAACCGTCTGAAGCTCACGGCTGAGCGGCTGGCGCAGCTTCAGGAAGTCAACCAGCAGGTCAACAACTCGATCCGTCCCGAGCCCAACCTGGAAGGACTGCGCGGCGAGAAATGGCTGCTGCATCCGGCGAGCGGCGACTGCAACGACTACGCTGTGACAAAACGTCACGACCTTATCGCGAACGGCTTTCCGGCGCGCTCGGTGCTTCTCAGCGAGGTTGTGACACCATGGGGCGAGCATCACCTCATCGTGGTCGTGCGCACCCTCTCCGGCGATCTCGTGCTGGACAATCTCAGCTCGCACATCCTGCCGTGGTCGAAAAAGCCTTATCGCTGGGTCCGTATCCAGACGCCGAAGAATCCGACCTATTGGGCATCGCTCGGAGATCGCGGCGTCTGA
- a CDS encoding metallophosphoesterase family protein, which produces MGLSKRFRKRTKPRLPDGVRIYAIGDVHGRADLLQSLLTVIDADLARSAPERAIQVFLGDYIDRGPDSRAVLDVLIERSKSHETVCLKGNHEVFLLEVLKDPTRLEEWRHYGGLLTLVSYGIMPTMNPSAEQQVELIEGLRRAIPPEHLAFVQHLPSSFTCGDFFFVHAGVKPGVALERQKEEDLLWIREEFLNSEERFGKYIVHGHTPISAPDIRPNRINIDTGAYATGNLTLLSIQGDSLLAI; this is translated from the coding sequence ATGGGCCTTTCCAAACGCTTTCGAAAGAGGACCAAGCCCCGGCTACCCGACGGCGTGCGCATCTATGCGATCGGAGACGTGCATGGACGCGCCGATTTGCTTCAGTCCCTGCTAACCGTAATCGATGCTGATCTCGCCCGCTCAGCGCCCGAGCGGGCGATCCAGGTCTTTCTTGGCGACTACATTGATCGCGGTCCGGACTCCCGCGCCGTGCTTGATGTTCTGATCGAGCGGTCGAAGTCGCACGAGACGGTATGCCTGAAGGGCAATCACGAGGTCTTTCTGCTCGAGGTCCTGAAGGATCCGACGCGGTTGGAGGAGTGGCGCCACTATGGCGGGCTGCTAACTTTGGTCTCGTACGGCATCATGCCGACCATGAATCCCTCGGCCGAACAACAGGTCGAGCTGATCGAAGGACTAAGACGCGCGATCCCCCCCGAGCATCTTGCCTTCGTGCAGCATCTGCCTTCATCCTTCACCTGCGGCGACTTCTTTTTTGTTCATGCCGGCGTCAAGCCAGGCGTCGCGCTCGAACGTCAAAAGGAGGAAGATCTCCTCTGGATCCGCGAGGAATTCCTCAACTCCGAAGAACGCTTTGGCAAATATATCGTCCACGGCCATACCCCGATCAGCGCTCCCGACATTCGCCCGAACCGCATCAACATCGATACGGGGGCCTATGCCACCGGCAACTTGACGCTACTCTCGATCCAAGGCGATAGTCTGCTCGCAATTTAG
- a CDS encoding polysaccharide biosynthesis/export family protein, whose amino-acid sequence MHSFAKTYFFKPALLTIALALGACSTNPGSGPLTDDVNNHVQTANAPEYELVPLNPATVNILHTHEPKGLAGAFTDKRPPASIVFGIGDVVSVTIFEAAAGGLFIPAEAGVRPGNYVTIPDQSVDNDGFITVPYAGQIKAAGRTAVEIQRSIIEKIGNRAIEPQAVVAMSSQRTQLISVLGEVNSPARYPASAAGAKDKVLDAITRAGGIKGQGFETWVMLERGGRRATVPFENLVMSPENNIYVRPDDSIYVYREQQKFLAFGASGQSGEFNFDAWRINLGEAVGKAGGLLDAQADPAAVFLYRREPREVAAQLGIDINKYTTETIPVIFSVNLRDPGGFFLATKVMMKNGDVIYVSNSRNVEVAKFLGYLRVIMATGSDAVNLANDSLIFRNNIKLAP is encoded by the coding sequence ATGCATTCCTTTGCCAAAACCTATTTTTTTAAGCCGGCATTATTGACGATCGCATTGGCGCTCGGGGCGTGTTCGACCAATCCCGGCTCGGGCCCTCTCACGGACGACGTTAACAATCATGTTCAAACGGCCAACGCTCCGGAGTACGAGCTTGTCCCGCTGAACCCGGCTACGGTCAACATCCTGCATACCCATGAGCCCAAGGGACTTGCGGGAGCGTTCACGGACAAGCGTCCGCCGGCCAGCATCGTATTCGGGATCGGCGACGTCGTGAGCGTTACCATCTTCGAGGCTGCGGCAGGCGGTCTGTTCATCCCGGCCGAAGCCGGTGTCCGTCCGGGTAACTATGTGACGATCCCGGATCAATCAGTCGACAATGACGGCTTCATCACCGTGCCCTATGCCGGGCAGATCAAGGCTGCGGGACGTACGGCGGTGGAGATCCAGCGTTCGATCATCGAAAAGATCGGCAACCGCGCCATCGAACCGCAAGCGGTCGTTGCGATGTCGAGCCAGCGGACCCAGCTCATCAGCGTGCTTGGCGAAGTCAATTCGCCGGCGCGTTATCCGGCGAGCGCGGCGGGCGCGAAGGACAAGGTGCTCGATGCGATCACCCGCGCCGGCGGCATCAAGGGCCAGGGCTTCGAGACCTGGGTCATGTTAGAGCGTGGCGGGCGCCGGGCCACCGTGCCGTTCGAAAACCTCGTCATGAGCCCGGAGAACAACATCTATGTTCGTCCGGACGACAGCATCTACGTCTATCGTGAGCAGCAGAAGTTCCTGGCGTTCGGTGCGAGCGGCCAGAGCGGCGAATTCAACTTTGATGCCTGGCGCATCAACCTCGGCGAAGCCGTGGGCAAGGCCGGTGGCCTTCTGGACGCTCAGGCTGATCCGGCGGCAGTGTTCCTCTATCGCCGCGAGCCGCGTGAGGTTGCCGCCCAGCTTGGCATCGACATCAATAAGTATACGACTGAGACCATCCCGGTGATTTTCAGCGTGAACTTGCGTGATCCGGGTGGCTTCTTCCTCGCGACGAAAGTCATGATGAAGAACGGCGACGTCATCTACGTTTCGAATTCGCGCAAT